DNA from bacterium:
TATCTTTCCGTGAACGACCTTTATAAAACCCATAAGTCTTCCGGAAAATTTCATGCAACGTGACTGAATCAACCTGCTCACTCACAGGCATTTCATTGACAATGGGATTTACTCTGAAGTCAAGAGCAAGTTGCATGAATTTTTGTCATCGTTATGTCCATTTAACTTAAAGATAAAGCATTGAAAAATCAAGCCAAAAACTTGTTAAATCCAAAACACAGGTTGTATCATTGTGATACAGTTAGTTTGTTACGAAACACACAATCAAACTAAAAACCAACTATGCAATTCAAATGCTTTCAATGTATTTATATATATTTCAATTATTTAGACTTAATTGGATTTTTATAAAAACTTGGCATTGGAATTGAAATGTTATAGTCAGCACCACATGAAATTCACTATGAACCAGATATGAGATTTTTCGATGGAAAGACAAGCGGAACAGATCAATGTGGAGGAAATTATGCGTAACAAAACATTATTACGAATTACCGGGTTCTTGTTATTAGGAGTCATTCTGACCAGCATCGGATATATTTTTTATTCGCCGCATGTCCTGACGGGCAATACAGGAATTTTCTACCCGGTCGCTTTGTTCGCAACCTTACTCCTTGCATTTTATTTACTAATTCTTAGCACAAAGTCATGATCTAAAATTATAAATGCCATTTAACTCTGTTAACCTTGCTCCTTACGGAAAACCCGATGCCTGATGCATCGGGTTTGTTTTTTATGTAAGGCTTTCGATTCTGTTCTTGCAAAAAGCGGCGTAAATAATTACTTTCAAAACATCCCGACGACCAACCTTTCCGGAGTGTCATGATACGGAATATCGCCGAACGTTTATCCTTTCAGCATTTTTTTAATACAAACCGTGCGACGTATTTTCCTTCGGCGTTTGCATATTCCCGCCTGACGCATGCGGCAGGTTTATGCTTGTTTTTAGCTTTCTCCTCTTTATTCACAAGAGATTCAATCCATCCGGTCATTGACACACCGGTTATTCTGGGATTTATGGCTTACCTCGGGTTGACGTTCTTGATTCACCGGAAAATGCTTTATACTGCACACAAAGCGATCTCATTAAAAAAACCTTCTCGTACTCAATTCGAAAAAGCTGGACGCGATCTGATTGAATTTCCCCGACAATTGTTTATTATTGAATTCGTATTGTTTTCGGTATGTACCGTTTTACCGTCGATGATATGGGGATCATCCAATGAACTAACCAACGATATATTTATTGCCGTTATTTTTACGATTGCGTTAGATTATCTGGTGATGGAACGTTACGTAACGCCGCCACTGATGGCATTGCGACATGAAGGATTCCCTATTGACCTATCACAAACGCTTTCGATCAAACATAAAATCCTCATGGTTTGTTTGCTGGCAACAGCCGTTTTAGCGGTCAACGCCTGGTCAAAAGCGGAGTTTCACCATGAACGGCTGCAAATTTTGATCATCCAGAAACCGGCAAAATTACCGCTGCTAACCGACCATGAAATTCGCCGGTTTTCGGGAGATCTGTTACTCAGTACGCTTGGAATCTGCGCAGCTTTTTCACTGATCGTTTGGTTGATGGTGTACCGTTTTACGGGCGCTTTGTCGCGATTAGAAAAAACATTGGGCGCCGTCCATCAGGGACAATTCGGTGAAGTAACTGTTTCACTCACACCCGACGAAACCGGCTTGCTGAATAACCGGCTGGATGATGTCGTACAAATGATTCAGGATAAAATTAACCAATTGCAAACCCACAGCAGTGAAATGCACGCCGCATCCAATCTCATGGCGGATATTTCCTCCGAACAAAATCAATCGCTGGTTCGCCAATCGGCGTCGGTTACACAGACTTCTTCAACATTGAATGAACTTTTGGAATCGTCGAAACAAATCTCCGAAAGCGCCAGTTCGGTCGTCAACTTTGCAGAAGACACTGAAAAACACGCTACCAACGGTTTGACGAATATGAACAATACGGTTCAACTAATGTCGGCTGTCCGCGAGCAGAATCACGTCAGCGTATCGGACATTATTCAACTGAGTGAAGCAATTCAGGAAATCGAGCAAGTATTGAATCTGATTATCAGTATTGCCGACGAAACGAATCTTATCGCATTGAATGCGGCTATCGAAGCAAGTTCAGCCGGCGAATATGGCAAGCGCTTCAAAGTCGTCGCCAACGAAGTACGCGGATTGTCAGACCGCGTGACCAAATCGATTCATAGTATCAAGATGTTGACGGAAACAATTCAGGATGCCACATCGCGTTTGGTCGTTGCGTCACAAGAAAACTCCGAAAAAGTTGAAGACACGTATCAATCCGCTCAGATGACATACCAGTATTTTAGGGAAATTTCCGAGTGGGCAAAAAAATCAGCCGACGCCGCAAAACAAATTTACATCGCGATCCAGCAACAACGTATGGCCAATCAGCAAATTTCCGTTTCTTTTACCGATATTTCCAATGACATCGTTGAACTGGCCGCCGCCAGCGAACGTTATAAACAATACGCCGGTACGTTGAAAAAATTTTCGTCCAGTATGGAATCAGTCATGGCGTATTTTAATATTCAATCCAACGATAACGGCCTGCTCAAATGAACCGCCTGCTCTCCGAATTAATTGCTTCCCAACCGCTTGTCATTACTATCAAAGGTCCAACGGACGTTGCCGTCGCCGGATTCAATAGCGATTCACGATTCATTCGCCCTCAAGAAATGTTTTTTGCAATAACCGGCGAACAGCGTGACGGTAATGCATTTATCGAAAATGCGCTCGCCAAAGGGGCTTCGGTCATTGTCTCGCAACACATGCCTCAGCTGATTCGGCCAAACATTGCTTACATCCATGTCAGCGATATCCATCAATTTATGGCCGAAACGGCCATAAAATTTTATCAAACCGATACTATCAACATGACGATGATCGGCGTGACCGGCACCAATGGCAAAACAACTATTGCCACCATGATTCACCATCTTTTAACATCCTTTTCGCAATCGTCCGTCTTCATCGGTACAACAGGAATTTATGTCGCCGGTACTTATTATCCGACGGATTACACGACTCCGCCGGCATTCGAAATTCATCGAATTATCCGGGAAGGTTATGATCGCGGTGCAAAATTTTTAGTCATGGAAGTATCGTCGCATGCTCTCAAACTCAAACGCGTCTGGGGAATGGCTTTCGATGCTGCGATTTTTACCAACCTGACACACGAACACCGCGAATTACATCCGACGATGGATGATTATTTTCAGGCCAAATCGCAACTATTCGATATGATCAAACCCACCGGCTTTATGGTGATTAATACTGACGATCCTTACGGCGGAAAAATTTTTCAGCGCGGCAAAGCTCTGCGACGGATATCGTTTGATTACGGAAAAGCAGCCGACACTTTTAAATTGACAGGATCGCAATTCGATCCGACAACCCGTCTTCAAAAAGTTCAAATAACGTACGAACGCTCACAGTTGATTCTTCAAACGCGTTTGATCGGCGAATACAACGCGTATAACATGTTGGCGGTTTATGCGACCATGATACGCCTTGGCTTTGATTCGAAAAAAATCCTGTCCGAACTTCCCATATTGCCGGGTGTTGACGGGCGATTTGAGTGGCTGGACGCCGACAATTTCAGTGTCGTTATCGATTTTGCTCACACTCCTGACGGCCTTGAAAAACTGTTGACCGCCGTAGACTCCATTCGGGGCAATGGCCGGATCATTACGATTTTTGGTTGCCCCGGCAGCCGCGATCCTTCCAAACGTCCGTTAATGGGAGCTATTGCATCGCGATTATCGGATTTGGTTATTGTCACAACCGATGATGTTCACTTTGAAGAGCCCACCGCAATTATTCGGGACATCATTGCAGGTATGACAACGGATCGTTATAAGGTGATCGAAGACCGGAGATTAGCAATAGCGGAAGGGATAAAAACAGCACAGGCCGGAGACATTGTGGTTATTGCAGGAAGAGGACACGAACGATTTCAATATATCAAGGATGAAAAGAAACCATTCGTCGATAAAGAAGTTTTAAAAGAAGAGGCCGCAAAACTTCAATTGGCCATAAACTAAAAAACCGGGCGAACCCGGTTTTTTCTTAAGCCATTGCTTGAACTTTTTTGGCAACTTTTGATTTGGTATTGGCTGCTTTATTGCGGTGCAGGATACCTTTTACAACCATCTTATCTACCAAACTCACGAAAGCATTCAAACTTTCCGTTGCGGCTTTTTTATCTTTCGCCGAAGTAACCGCTTTTAAAGACGTTTTCAACAAGCTTTTATAGTGACGGTTTTTACTATTGTCGCGCTCATTGCGACGGACACGTTCTTCAGCCGACTTGTGATTAGGCATGCGAGATGCTCCTGTATGGTTTTATTTATATTTAATTTCTTAACTTTCAGTCTTTATCTTAAGGGACGGCAATATAAACAACTCATTGTGGATTGTCAAACTAAAAATTGTTACCATTTTTTAGTTGAACTCTTTGATGGAAATTCTATATTTTCAAAGGTTCTTAAAGAATTCCCTTCATACACACACTAACATTATTTGCATGAAATATTCCTGGTCACTGGCATTATGCCTTTTTACCGTATCCCTCCTTGCTCAAAACGATCCAAACGAAAAAAAACTTTTTAACCAG
Protein-coding regions in this window:
- a CDS encoding methyl-accepting chemotaxis protein, with the protein product MIRNIAERLSFQHFFNTNRATYFPSAFAYSRLTHAAGLCLFLAFSSLFTRDSIHPVIDTPVILGFMAYLGLTFLIHRKMLYTAHKAISLKKPSRTQFEKAGRDLIEFPRQLFIIEFVLFSVCTVLPSMIWGSSNELTNDIFIAVIFTIALDYLVMERYVTPPLMALRHEGFPIDLSQTLSIKHKILMVCLLATAVLAVNAWSKAEFHHERLQILIIQKPAKLPLLTDHEIRRFSGDLLLSTLGICAAFSLIVWLMVYRFTGALSRLEKTLGAVHQGQFGEVTVSLTPDETGLLNNRLDDVVQMIQDKINQLQTHSSEMHAASNLMADISSEQNQSLVRQSASVTQTSSTLNELLESSKQISESASSVVNFAEDTEKHATNGLTNMNNTVQLMSAVREQNHVSVSDIIQLSEAIQEIEQVLNLIISIADETNLIALNAAIEASSAGEYGKRFKVVANEVRGLSDRVTKSIHSIKMLTETIQDATSRLVVASQENSEKVEDTYQSAQMTYQYFREISEWAKKSADAAKQIYIAIQQQRMANQQISVSFTDISNDIVELAAASERYKQYAGTLKKFSSSMESVMAYFNIQSNDNGLLK
- a CDS encoding UDP-N-acetylmuramoyl-L-alanyl-D-glutamate--2,6-diaminopimelate ligase; amino-acid sequence: MNRLLSELIASQPLVITIKGPTDVAVAGFNSDSRFIRPQEMFFAITGEQRDGNAFIENALAKGASVIVSQHMPQLIRPNIAYIHVSDIHQFMAETAIKFYQTDTINMTMIGVTGTNGKTTIATMIHHLLTSFSQSSVFIGTTGIYVAGTYYPTDYTTPPAFEIHRIIREGYDRGAKFLVMEVSSHALKLKRVWGMAFDAAIFTNLTHEHRELHPTMDDYFQAKSQLFDMIKPTGFMVINTDDPYGGKIFQRGKALRRISFDYGKAADTFKLTGSQFDPTTRLQKVQITYERSQLILQTRLIGEYNAYNMLAVYATMIRLGFDSKKILSELPILPGVDGRFEWLDADNFSVVIDFAHTPDGLEKLLTAVDSIRGNGRIITIFGCPGSRDPSKRPLMGAIASRLSDLVIVTTDDVHFEEPTAIIRDIIAGMTTDRYKVIEDRRLAIAEGIKTAQAGDIVVIAGRGHERFQYIKDEKKPFVDKEVLKEEAAKLQLAIN
- the rpsT gene encoding 30S ribosomal protein S20, which gives rise to MPNHKSAEERVRRNERDNSKNRHYKSLLKTSLKAVTSAKDKKAATESLNAFVSLVDKMVVKGILHRNKAANTKSKVAKKVQAMA